The genomic DNA TGTGCTCGCCGACCTGGCGGCCGCGGCCGTCGCCGCAGGACTGCCGAAGCTGGACATCGAGTCGGTCGGCGGTGTGGATGCCGCGGATCGCGTCGCCACAGGGGAGCCGTTCGACCTCGTGTTCCTCGCCGCCGGCGCGCTCACGAAGCTGGCGGATGCCGGACATGTGGATGCTGCGACGGTGACGCCGCTGGTGCTCTCCCAGGTCGCGGTGGCGGTCGGCTCCGACTCGTCGGAACCCGCCGTGCGACCTGACGGATCTGCGTTCTCTGATGCTGCGGGTCTTCGCGCGGCACTGCGGGCTGCGAAACGGATCGGCTACTCGACCGGCCCCAGCGGCACGGCGTTGGTGGACATGATCGACGCCTGGGGGCTGACCTCCGAGCTCAGTGACCGCCTCGTGCAGGCGATGCCCGGCATCCCCGTCGCACGCTCGCTCGCGGACGGCGACGTCGATCTCGGTTTCCAGCAGCTCAGTGAACTCGTCGGTCAGCCGGGCATCCGCATCCTCGGGGTCATGCCCGACGACTGCGCGATCGACACTGTCTTCGCGGGGGCGGTGGCGACAGCATCCGCTTCGTCGGAGAGCGCCGCCGAGATGCTGGCGTTCTTCGCCTCCGAAGCCGCCGCGCCCATCAAGCAGCGCCACGCGTTCGGAGTTCCGCCTCGGGTGTGATCGGTAGGCCTCTTGCGAGAATGATCTCGTCCGGCAGAGCCGCCGGGCTCTCATCGAAGGACCGTCGACGTGACCACTCATATCTATGACGCAGTACGCACGCCGTTCGGACGTGCGGGCGGCGCGCTCGCGGGTGTGCGCCCCGACGACCTGGCCGCGACGGTCATGCGTGCGAGCGCCGAACGCGCGGGACTCGACCCCGCCCGCATCGACGACGTCATCTTCGGCGACGCCAATCAGGCCGGTGAGGACAACCGCAACGTCGCGCGGATGGGCGCGCTGCTCGCGGGCTTTCCGACGACCGTCACCGGGGTCACGGTGAACCGGCTGTGCGCTTCCAGTGTCGAGGCCGTCATCCAGGGTGCGCGCGCGATCGAATCCGGTGATGCCGAGATCATTCTCGCTGGCGGCGTCGAATCGATGAGCCGGGCCCCGTTCGTCGTGGAGAAGTCGGCGAAGCCGTACCCGGCCAGCGGCAATCAGACGATGTGGAACACCGCGATCGGATGGCGCATGACGAACCGTGCGCTGCCGACGCCATGGACCATCTCCAACGGCGAGGCTGCGGAGAAGGCGGCGCGGGTTGCACAGATCAGCCGTGAGGATCAGGACTCGTTCTCGGTGCGCTCGCACGAACTCGCAGCCCGCGCTTGGGCCGATGGCATCTATGCGGAGGAGGTCGTGCAGGTTCCCGGCGCCGAGCTCACGCGTGACGAGGGGATCCGCGACGGATCGACGATCGAGAAACTCGCCGGACTGCGACCGTTGTTCGCGGAGGACGGCACCGTCACGGCAGGGAACTCCTCGTCGATCAACGACGGTGCGTCTGCAGTGCTTCTCGGGGCAGAGGGCGCATTGGACGGTGAGCCGCTCGCGCGGATCACCGGGCGCAGCGCGCACGGCGTCGACCCTGACGACTTCCCGATCGCACCGATAGAAGCCGCGAACAAGGCTCTCGCCCGGGCCGGGCGCACCTGGGCCGATGTGGACTTCGTCGAACTCAACGAGGCGTTCGCCTCGCAGTCGCTGGCGTGCCTGCGCGGCTGGCCCGACCTCGACCCCGAGAAGCTCAACATCCACGGCGGGGCGCTCGCGATCGGGCATCCCCTCGGAGCATCCGGCGGGCGCATCATCGGTCACGCCGCCCACGAACTGCGCCGACGTGGCGGGGGCGTCGCCGTCGTCGCGATCTGCATCGGCGTCGGACAGGGACTTGCCGTCGTGCTGGAACGTTAGGCCGAGCCGACCACGAGCACTCAGGTCGCAGTTTCTGCCGCTCAGAACGCGCGATAACGGCAGAAATCGCGACCTGAACGAGTTCCTCAGCTCAGCCCATACCGGTGCGCGAGGATCACAGCGTGTATCCGATCCCTGGCCTCGAGCTTCATCAGCACCCGGCCGACATGTGTCTTGACGGTCGATTCACTGAGGTGCAGTTCTTCAGCGATCTCCGCATTGGTCAGGCCGCGGGCGATCGCGCGGAACACGTCGCGCTCGCGCTCGGTCAGGGCGGCGGTGGGGTCTGAGCCTGCGTCCGTCGCAGGCAGGCGCGGCCCGAGATGTTCGAGAAGTCGCCGCGTTACGCGCGGCGACAGGGCAGCATCCCCTCGGTGCACGGCCCGCACTGCCGACGTCATCTCGTGCCGCTGGGCATCCTTCAGGAGGAATCCGCTCGCTCCGGCGCGGATGGCGCCGAACGCGTACTCGTCGAGATCGAACGTGGTGAGCACGAGCACCCTGGTGTCGGGCATGGCCGCGACGATCGCCTCCGTCGCGGCGATCCCGTCGAGCCCCGGCATCCGGATGTCCATCAGCACGACGTCGGGGCGGAGCTCTCTCGCCCGTCTGATGGCCTCTTCGCCGTCACCGGCCTCCCCGACGACGCTCATGTCGGCCTCGGCCTCGAGAACCAGGCGGAAACCGACGCGAATGAGATCCTGGTCGTCGACGAGAAGAACGCGGATCGGCTCTGTCACTTGGCATCCTCAGGTCGATCGGAGATGTTCGGTTCGGATGCTGCGGGCAGTTCTGCACGCAGCATCCAGCGGCGGTCACCGACCGGGCCCGAACGGAACGAGCCGTTCAGGTGCGCTGCGCGCTCGTTGAGACCACGCAGGCCGAAGCCGCCGGTCCCGGCCGCGCCGGTGACGCCGTCGTTGTCGATCTCGATGACGACCGGATCGGTGGAATAGTCGATGTGTACCGCGATCCTCGTCGCGCCCCGGGCGTGACGCATGGCATTCGTGATGCCCTCCTGCACGATCCGGCCTATCGCGAAGTCCACGGCCGCAGGCACCTTCGGTTCGCCGACAGTCGTGAGAGTGACCGGGTATCCCGCGTTCTGCGCCGTGGCCACGGTGGCGTGCGGCGCGACGGATTCCATCGGCGCGAGGGGGATGTCGCCGGCGCCGTCCCGCAGCACTCCGAGCATCGATCGCATCTCCGTGAGAGCACCGCGGGCAGTCGCGGCCGCCGCAGTCGCGGCGTCCCTGGCGCGATCCTGGTCGCCGGTGGCGGCAGCGCCCTCCGACAGCGCGACGATCACGGTCAGCGAGTGCGAGACGATGTCGTGCATCTCGCGTGCGATCCTCGCGCGCTCTGCGGAAGCAGCGAGCTGAGCCTGCTGGTCGCGTTCGATCAGGAGCTGGCGGGAACGGCCGATCACCGCCTCGATATAGCGCTTGCGGCCGCCGACGTTCACGCCGATGAGGGTTCCGATGAGGGCGAGGACGAGCTGACCGAGGACGCCGTTCAGCGCGATCTGGAGTGTGATGGCTCCGGTCAGCTGGAGGAGCAGAGAGACCAGAGTCAGTGAGCCGATGCCGATTGCCAGCCCGATCCAGGCGGCGCGAGTTGAGCGGTAGACCGCAAGCGCGTAGCTGGTCACGAGAAGGAGGGGACCCCCGGTGGGGTCCAGGACGAACAGGTAGGCGATCGCCACGGTGTACGCGGAAACGGATACGACGACCGGCCACTGGCGGCGGCGCAGCAGCAGAGCGCAGGTGACCACGACCAAGGCCACGATGACGATGTTGGCGATGACGGCGCCGCCATCGGGCGGTGTGCCGTACGTGGTGAAGACCGTCGCCGGTGCGATCGAGAGGAGAAGGCACACGACCGCGATGAGGACGTCGGCGAAGACCGGATGTCGCGCCCAGAAGCGGCGGATGATGCCAGGGGGACGCGGAAGCCGCAGCTCCTCCTCCTCGCTGGAGAAGGCGCTGCGGCTGCGCTGGTTCGACACGGCCTCGACTCTACGCGTCGGTGCTTCGCGGCGTCGCGCTGTCACGCGTCGCGGGTGCGCAGCACGGCCCAGGCAGACAGCATCCCCGCTGCGACCCATGCTCCGAGCGTCAGATATGCCTCGCCGACGGGAAGTCCCCAGCCGTCCTGGGGAAGGATCGCACTCTGCGCGGCCGACATCGGCAGGTGGTTCGAGACATCGATGATCCAGCGCCACTCGTCTCCGGGCATCGCGAAGATGTTCATCACGATCGGAAGGATGAACAGCAGCCCGACGGTCGCGGCGATCGCACCCGCACCGGAGCGCAGGATGAAGCCGAACGCGACGCCGATCAGGGCGAACACCGCCATCGACACGGCCGCGGCGAAGATCGGCAGGATCGAGTCCGCCGGGGTGCCCCAGGGGAACGGCATATCCCTGGACGCGAAGATCGGCGACACCGCGAGCGCTGCGGCGAGCGAGATGACTACCGATGCGATGAAGAGGAACACCGCGATGACGATCGCCTTGGCTGCGAGGACGGAGCCGCGCACCGGATCGGCCGCGAGTGTGGAGCGGATCATCCCCGTCGAGTACTCGCCGGTGACGGCGATGACACCCAGCACGCCGGCGAGCAGCATCGTGAACTGCACGGGCGAGACGACGGCCTGGATCGGTTCGAAGCCGGGAACGTCCATCGACTGCGCGATCAGCAGGGCGACGCCGATCGTGACGACGGCGGTGATGCCGATCGACCACCACGTGGAGCGGAGGGTCGAGAGCTTGATCCATTCGCTGCGCAGTTGGCGCCCGAAGGTGAGACGGTACGGCGAGGCTGCTCGTGTGCGCATCGCCGGTGCGGCTGTGGTGGTCATGCGAGTTCCTTTGCGGGATATTCGGCGGAACGGTACTCGACCGATTCGCCGGTGAGTGCGAGATAGGCGTCTTCGAGCGAGCCGTTGCTGGGCGTGAGCTCGTGGAGCGGGATGCCGCGGTCGGCGGCGATGTCGCCGATGCGGGATGCGGGCAGTCCGACGATCTCGAGGGAATCCGGGCTCGTGCTGACGATCTCGACGTCTGCGGCAGCGACGGCGGATGCCAGATCCGCCACCCGAGGACTGCGGACGCGTACGGTGGTGGCGGTCCAGGCATGGACGAGCTCGTTCAGCGGAGCATCCGCCAGCACTCGTCCGCGGCCCATGACGATCACGTGATCCGCGGTCTGAGCCATCTCGCTCATGAGGTGGCTCGACAGCAGCACGGTGCGGCCCTCGGACGCGGCGAAGCGGACGAACTGACGCACCCAGCGCACACCCTCCGGGTCGAGTCCGTTCACGGGCTCGTCGAGGATGAGCGTGTGCGGGTCTCCGAGCAGCGCCGAGGCGATGCCGAGCCGCTGACCCATGCCGAGTGAGAACTTGCCCGCGCGCTTGCGGGCGACCGAGCCGATACCTGCGAGATCGATGACCTCGTCGACCCGCGCCGACGGGATGCCGTGGGTCGCGGCCATCGCCCGCAGGTGGTTCCTGGCAGTACGGCCGGTGTGCACGGCCTTCGCGTCGAGGAGCACTCCGACATCGGTGAGCGGGGCGCGCAGGCGTCGGTACTCCTTGCCGTTCACCGTCGTCCGGCCCGCGGTGGGCTTGTCGAGGCCGACGATCATGCGCATCGTGGTGGATTTGCCGGCGCCGTTGGGACCGAGGAAGCCGGTGACGGTGCCCGGCTGCACGGTGAACGAGACGTCCTGCACTGCGGTCTTGTCTCCGAACCTCTTCGTGAGGCCTTCTGCTGTGATCATGACCTCAACGCTACGGAGCGGGGCCCGGCGTGCGCATCGTCCCCAGGTACCTATTGCTCGTGCATGGGATGGACCTCCGGGCCCACCGCGCTGCCGATCTGCGATATCTTCTACGCCGTCTTCAAGAAGAAGGGCTGGCTGTAGCGCTCAGCCGAGGTCGACCGGGAAGATCCGGTCGTCGTCCGGCCCGGGGGCGCCTCGTCCGTCGGTGTTGTTCGTCATCACCCAGACGGATCCGTCGGGGGCGAGCACGACGTCGCGCAGGCGCCCGTGTTCGCCGACGAGCTGCTCGGTCGAGGTGGTGAGGTCGGCGAGTGGAACCTCTCGGAGGCGCTCGCCGCGGAGGTTCGCGATGAGGATGACGTCTCCGGCGACGACGATGCCGCTGGGACTGGCGTCCTCCGGTGCCCACTGCTGCACCGGATCGATGAAGCCGTCCTGGCCGGCGATGCCTTCGACTTCGGGCCAGCCGTAGTTGCCGCCGGGTTCGATGACGTTGAGCTCGTCCCAGGTGTTCTGCCCGAACTCGCTGGCGTACATGGTCCCGTCGGCGCCCCAGGCGATGCCCTGGGGATTGCGATGCCCGAGCGAGTACACGGGAGAGTCGGGGAACGGGTTGTCCTGCGGCACCCCACCGTCGGCGGTGAGCCGGAGGATCTTGCCGCCGGAGCTTTCGAGGTCCTGCGCATTCTGCCCGTCCCCGGCGTCGCCGGTCGTCGCGTACAGCATGCCGTCCGGGCCGAAGGCGATACGACCGCCGTTGTGGTTGCCTGCGGCGGGGATGCCGTCGAACACGCGCTCGGCAGCGCCGAGGCTGAGCGAGCCGGGCTCTCCGTTCAGCGCGAAGCGGTCGATGCGGTTCTCGTCGCCGGCCGTGTAGTACGTGTACAGATAAGCATCGTGGACGGTGATGCCGAGGAGCCCGCCCTCACCGGCCGGGGTCACGCCGTCGATGACGGCGACCTCGCGGGCTCCGCCCGCGCCGTCGAGTTCGAGGATGCGCGCGGAGTCGCGCTCGCTGACCAACGCGGTCGTGCCGTGGAACGCCACGGACCACGGGGCATCGAGGCCCGTGGCGGCAAGGGAGGATGCCGGGGTCTCTGACGCAGTCGGGGTTCCGGATGCTGTCGGACTCGCAGACGGCGCCGGACTCGCGAAGTCATCGGGCGCGGTGCACGCCGTCAGCGTGGAGACGGCGATGAGCAGTGGGATCAGACTCAGGAAACGATTCATCGCCATGCGGGTCACCTCTGTCTGCTCTCGCCGCCGCTCAGCCGGCCGGAACGGCTGATGTCAGAGCGGTGCGATCGGCCAGCGCCGCTGCTATCCGCTTGATCGCTTCCGTCATCAGAGGCCGGGGCATCGCGAAGACGAAGCGGGTGAAGCCGACGGCGGCGACGCCGCAGGCTGCTCCGTCGGTCATCGCGACGCCGGCGTTCTCGCGGAACCAGGTGCCGAGGTCGCCCGTGAGCCCCGTGCCGCGGAAGTCGAGCATCGCGATGTAAGTGCCCTCCGGCGTCGTCATCCGCACACCAGGGAGGTGTTCGGCCACGAGTTCGGCGAGCAGTCGGCGGTTGCCGTCGAGATACTCGACCACCTCCCGCAGCCAGCCGGCGCCCGCGGTGTAGGCGCCGACGTTCGCGACCGCGCCGATCGTCGACGTGCCGTGGCCGACCCATCCGCCGGCGGTCTCCCACAGCAACGCGTCCGCATCGTTGGACAGGATGATCTGCGCGCACTTGAGGCCTGCGAGGTTCCAGGCCTTGGACGCGGATGCGGCGGTGATCGTGTGGCCGGCCGCCGTCTCGGAGATGGAGGCGTACGGGATGTGCTGGGCGGGGGAGTACACCAGAGGCGCGTGGATCTCGTCGGAGAAGACCCGCCCTCCCGCTGCGGCGACGGTGTCGGCGACGCGCTCGAGCTCTTCGCGCGTCGAGACGGTGCCGAGGGGGTTGTGCGGGTTGCACAGCACGAACAGTTCGCCGCCGTCGGCGAAGGCTGCGGTCACCGCATCGTGGTCGATCTGCCAGCGGCCGTCGATCTCCACGCTCGGCACCTCGATGACCCGACGGCCGTGAATCTGCGGGACCATCAGGAACGGCATGTAGGCGGGCGTCGGGACGATGACGGCGGCACCGGAGCTGGTGAACTGCTCGATCGCGAACTCGAACGCCGCGATCACGTCCGCAGCGTGGTGCACGCGCTCGGCCGGCACCTCCCAGTTGTAGGAATCCGCGTACCAGGCGGCTGTCGCCCGGGCGAGATCGTCGGCGAGCTGCTGCGGGAGGTAGCCGGTGAGTCCGCGTTCCAGCGCTTTGTTGACAGCATCCTGCACAGCCGGCGCGACGCCGAAGTCCATCTCGGCGACGAACGCACCGATCATGTCGGGGAACATCGTCCACTTCATGCTGCCGGCCTCGCG from Microbacterium profundi includes the following:
- a CDS encoding substrate-binding domain-containing protein, with product MKAISSMATRHVLADLAAAAVAAGLPKLDIESVGGVDAADRVATGEPFDLVFLAAGALTKLADAGHVDAATVTPLVLSQVAVAVGSDSSEPAVRPDGSAFSDAAGLRAALRAAKRIGYSTGPSGTALVDMIDAWGLTSELSDRLVQAMPGIPVARSLADGDVDLGFQQLSELVGQPGIRILGVMPDDCAIDTVFAGAVATASASSESAAEMLAFFASEAAAPIKQRHAFGVPPRV
- a CDS encoding thiolase family protein gives rise to the protein MTTHIYDAVRTPFGRAGGALAGVRPDDLAATVMRASAERAGLDPARIDDVIFGDANQAGEDNRNVARMGALLAGFPTTVTGVTVNRLCASSVEAVIQGARAIESGDAEIILAGGVESMSRAPFVVEKSAKPYPASGNQTMWNTAIGWRMTNRALPTPWTISNGEAAEKAARVAQISREDQDSFSVRSHELAARAWADGIYAEEVVQVPGAELTRDEGIRDGSTIEKLAGLRPLFAEDGTVTAGNSSSINDGASAVLLGAEGALDGEPLARITGRSAHGVDPDDFPIAPIEAANKALARAGRTWADVDFVELNEAFASQSLACLRGWPDLDPEKLNIHGGALAIGHPLGASGGRIIGHAAHELRRRGGGVAVVAICIGVGQGLAVVLER
- a CDS encoding response regulator yields the protein MTEPIRVLLVDDQDLIRVGFRLVLEAEADMSVVGEAGDGEEAIRRARELRPDVVLMDIRMPGLDGIAATEAIVAAMPDTRVLVLTTFDLDEYAFGAIRAGASGFLLKDAQRHEMTSAVRAVHRGDAALSPRVTRRLLEHLGPRLPATDAGSDPTAALTERERDVFRAIARGLTNAEIAEELHLSESTVKTHVGRVLMKLEARDRIHAVILAHRYGLS
- a CDS encoding sensor histidine kinase, coding for MSNQRSRSAFSSEEEELRLPRPPGIIRRFWARHPVFADVLIAVVCLLLSIAPATVFTTYGTPPDGGAVIANIVIVALVVVTCALLLRRRQWPVVVSVSAYTVAIAYLFVLDPTGGPLLLVTSYALAVYRSTRAAWIGLAIGIGSLTLVSLLLQLTGAITLQIALNGVLGQLVLALIGTLIGVNVGGRKRYIEAVIGRSRQLLIERDQQAQLAASAERARIAREMHDIVSHSLTVIVALSEGAAATGDQDRARDAATAAAATARGALTEMRSMLGVLRDGAGDIPLAPMESVAPHATVATAQNAGYPVTLTTVGEPKVPAAVDFAIGRIVQEGITNAMRHARGATRIAVHIDYSTDPVVIEIDNDGVTGAAGTGGFGLRGLNERAAHLNGSFRSGPVGDRRWMLRAELPAASEPNISDRPEDAK
- a CDS encoding ABC-2 transporter permease is translated as MTTTAAPAMRTRAASPYRLTFGRQLRSEWIKLSTLRSTWWSIGITAVVTIGVALLIAQSMDVPGFEPIQAVVSPVQFTMLLAGVLGVIAVTGEYSTGMIRSTLAADPVRGSVLAAKAIVIAVFLFIASVVISLAAALAVSPIFASRDMPFPWGTPADSILPIFAAAVSMAVFALIGVAFGFILRSGAGAIAATVGLLFILPIVMNIFAMPGDEWRWIIDVSNHLPMSAAQSAILPQDGWGLPVGEAYLTLGAWVAAGMLSAWAVLRTRDA
- a CDS encoding ABC transporter ATP-binding protein, producing MITAEGLTKRFGDKTAVQDVSFTVQPGTVTGFLGPNGAGKSTTMRMIVGLDKPTAGRTTVNGKEYRRLRAPLTDVGVLLDAKAVHTGRTARNHLRAMAATHGIPSARVDEVIDLAGIGSVARKRAGKFSLGMGQRLGIASALLGDPHTLILDEPVNGLDPEGVRWVRQFVRFAASEGRTVLLSSHLMSEMAQTADHVIVMGRGRVLADAPLNELVHAWTATTVRVRSPRVADLASAVAAADVEIVSTSPDSLEIVGLPASRIGDIAADRGIPLHELTPSNGSLEDAYLALTGESVEYRSAEYPAKELA
- a CDS encoding PQQ-dependent sugar dehydrogenase encodes the protein MAMNRFLSLIPLLIAVSTLTACTAPDDFASPAPSASPTASGTPTASETPASSLAATGLDAPWSVAFHGTTALVSERDSARILELDGAGGAREVAVIDGVTPAGEGGLLGITVHDAYLYTYYTAGDENRIDRFALNGEPGSLSLGAAERVFDGIPAAGNHNGGRIAFGPDGMLYATTGDAGDGQNAQDLESSGGKILRLTADGGVPQDNPFPDSPVYSLGHRNPQGIAWGADGTMYASEFGQNTWDELNVIEPGGNYGWPEVEGIAGQDGFIDPVQQWAPEDASPSGIVVAGDVILIANLRGERLREVPLADLTTSTEQLVGEHGRLRDVVLAPDGSVWVMTNNTDGRGAPGPDDDRIFPVDLG
- a CDS encoding MalY/PatB family protein, translating into MSPQHFDAITEADLREAGSMKWTMFPDMIGAFVAEMDFGVAPAVQDAVNKALERGLTGYLPQQLADDLARATAAWYADSYNWEVPAERVHHAADVIAAFEFAIEQFTSSGAAVIVPTPAYMPFLMVPQIHGRRVIEVPSVEIDGRWQIDHDAVTAAFADGGELFVLCNPHNPLGTVSTREELERVADTVAAAGGRVFSDEIHAPLVYSPAQHIPYASISETAAGHTITAASASKAWNLAGLKCAQIILSNDADALLWETAGGWVGHGTSTIGAVANVGAYTAGAGWLREVVEYLDGNRRLLAELVAEHLPGVRMTTPEGTYIAMLDFRGTGLTGDLGTWFRENAGVAMTDGAACGVAAVGFTRFVFAMPRPLMTEAIKRIAAALADRTALTSAVPAG